One stretch of Acholeplasma laidlawii PG-8A DNA includes these proteins:
- a CDS encoding DUF1294 domain-containing protein, which yields MKPVFIYIYVVVWIFISLITYVAYLMDKERAKKGTWRIKEKHLLLLTVFMGSIGGLMGLYVVRHKTKHWYFVVINWLSFFLHLYLLYFIYSQVGIAN from the coding sequence ATGAAACCTGTATTTATATATATTTATGTTGTGGTGTGGATATTTATATCACTCATTACCTATGTAGCTTATTTAATGGATAAAGAACGTGCAAAAAAAGGTACGTGGCGTATTAAAGAAAAACACTTATTATTACTGACTGTTTTTATGGGTTCTATTGGTGGACTCATGGGCTTATATGTTGTAAGACATAAAACGAAACATTGGTATTTTGTAGTGATTAATTGGTTATCGTTTTTCTTACACCTTTACCTACTGTATTTTATTTATAGTCAAGTAGGCATAGCTAATTAG
- a CDS encoding SOS response-associated peptidase, with the protein MCGRFTLTVSKAQLEALLKTRYDILDSPNFQLPRYNISPSNEVVSILHDGKRHRVGQLKWGFRPKFSSTDKPLEIINIKGETVFEKPIFKESVLKRRCSILADSFFEWNRDKSDKNPYRFMTDNGLFAMAAIWQTVETKTGEKIHTVAIITTESNKLMHAIHDRMPVILTKEEEQTWLNNQIKDVKTLEKLIKPFDAEHMYYERVSTLVNNPKNDDIAVIAKI; encoded by the coding sequence ATGTGTGGACGTTTTACACTAACTGTGTCAAAAGCTCAATTAGAAGCCTTACTAAAGACCAGATATGATATTTTAGATAGTCCCAACTTTCAACTACCAAGATATAATATTAGTCCATCTAATGAAGTGGTTAGTATTTTACATGATGGTAAAAGACATCGAGTTGGCCAGTTAAAATGGGGCTTTAGACCAAAGTTTTCATCAACAGATAAACCTTTAGAAATCATTAATATCAAGGGTGAAACAGTATTTGAAAAACCAATCTTTAAAGAAAGTGTTCTAAAAAGACGCTGCAGTATTTTAGCAGACAGTTTTTTTGAATGGAACAGAGATAAAAGTGATAAAAACCCTTATAGATTTATGACCGATAATGGACTGTTTGCGATGGCAGCAATCTGGCAAACAGTAGAAACTAAAACGGGTGAAAAGATACATACGGTTGCAATCATTACAACTGAAAGTAATAAACTTATGCATGCTATTCATGATAGGATGCCGGTTATATTAACTAAGGAAGAAGAACAAACTTGGCTAAATAATCAAATTAAAGATGTAAAGACATTAGAAAAATTAATTAAGCCTTTTGATGCAGAACATATGTATTATGAAAGAGTTTCAACCTTAGTAAATAACCCTAAAAATGATGATATCGCAGTCATTGCAAAAATATAG
- a CDS encoding DUF2188 domain-containing protein produces MNFNDLFPGGLDTWALEEWLIVGVGLLVVILILFLLLKPKKKKTLPYTEVKAVPKTEPKSSPITEQKVEQVEPTIKVEDRPKEDQKPVVEEKPVAKTQAKAAPKKASNTKEAPSEKEEKPATDTDKVVKYHVSQNKDEKSEFKNQWRVRKQGSQKTIKYFKTQAEAIAFAETLAENNDTSIVIHKRDGSIRKQDYTKKKSSN; encoded by the coding sequence ATGAATTTCAATGATTTATTTCCAGGCGGCCTAGATACTTGGGCACTAGAAGAGTGGTTAATCGTAGGAGTAGGTTTACTAGTTGTTATTTTAATACTGTTTTTACTGCTTAAACCAAAGAAGAAAAAGACGCTACCTTATACTGAGGTTAAAGCTGTTCCTAAGACCGAACCTAAATCTTCACCGATTACAGAACAAAAAGTTGAACAAGTTGAACCAACAATAAAAGTAGAAGATAGACCTAAAGAAGATCAAAAACCTGTAGTTGAAGAAAAACCAGTTGCTAAAACTCAGGCTAAAGCTGCACCTAAAAAGGCATCTAATACTAAAGAAGCACCTTCTGAAAAAGAAGAAAAACCTGCAACTGACACTGACAAAGTTGTTAAATATCATGTATCACAAAATAAAGATGAAAAATCAGAGTTTAAAAATCAGTGGCGTGTCAGAAAACAAGGTTCACAAAAAACTATTAAGTACTTTAAAACTCAGGCTGAAGCCATTGCATTCGCAGAGACTCTAGCTGAGAATAATGATACATCCATTGTCATCCATAAACGCGATGGATCCATTAGGAAACAAGATTATACAAAGAAGAAATCCTCTAACTAG